Proteins co-encoded in one Flavobacteriaceae bacterium MAR_2009_75 genomic window:
- a CDS encoding pyridoxine/pyridoxamine 5'-phosphate oxidase: MIDKIWGELKEELILGVTQKGHPFRFCTFTSVDSENSPQMRTVVLRHISTELNPIFYTDKRSKKIFEIEKNNKVSLLFYNPEKLLQIKIEGRASILNNPQRIEDLWAEVPENNKKDYTTDLAPGTFIDNPDKVAYLADKNYFCPVEIEPHKIEYLKLKRPNHIRVSFLKENGSWKGKFMVP; the protein is encoded by the coding sequence ATGATAGACAAGATCTGGGGAGAACTCAAAGAAGAATTGATACTTGGAGTAACTCAAAAAGGGCATCCCTTTCGATTTTGCACTTTTACTTCTGTCGACTCTGAAAATTCTCCTCAAATGCGAACGGTGGTTCTACGTCATATATCAACCGAATTAAACCCTATATTCTACACAGATAAGCGCTCAAAGAAGATATTTGAAATCGAAAAAAACAACAAGGTTAGCTTATTGTTTTATAATCCTGAAAAACTTCTTCAAATAAAAATTGAAGGCAGAGCAAGTATTTTAAATAATCCGCAGCGAATAGAAGACTTATGGGCAGAAGTACCGGAAAACAATAAAAAAGATTATACCACTGACCTAGCTCCGGGTACTTTCATTGATAACCCTGATAAAGTGGCATACCTCGCTGATAAAAATTATTTTTGCCCCGTTGAAATAGAACCTCACAAAATAGAATATCTCAAGCTAAAGCGTCCGAACCACATACGTGTCAGTTTTTTAAAAGAAAACGGTTCTTGGAAAGGTAAGTTCATGGTGCCTTAA
- a CDS encoding putative OsmC-like protein has product MTSKITYTGELRTTCEHVRSGSTFITDAPVDNNGLGQAFSPTDTVATGLGSCMLTMMGIKSKGLGLDLKDSVVEITKHMAADPRRISKIEAKLVLPSGVSEKNRKILEHTANTCPVLYSLHPDIEKVITFDWKL; this is encoded by the coding sequence ATGACTTCAAAAATCACCTATACCGGAGAATTAAGAACGACCTGTGAGCATGTTCGGTCGGGGAGCACCTTCATAACCGATGCGCCCGTTGACAATAATGGTTTGGGTCAGGCATTTTCCCCTACAGATACGGTTGCCACGGGTTTAGGTAGTTGTATGTTGACCATGATGGGTATCAAGTCGAAGGGTTTAGGTCTCGATTTAAAAGATTCGGTGGTTGAAATTACCAAGCATATGGCTGCAGATCCGAGAAGAATTTCTAAAATAGAGGCCAAGCTTGTTTTGCCTTCGGGAGTTTCAGAAAAAAATAGAAAAATTTTAGAACACACGGCAAACACTTGTCCGGTATTGTATAGCCTTCACCCAGACATCGAAAAGGTAATTACGTTCGACTGGAAACTTTAG
- a CDS encoding bacillithiol biosynthesis cysteine-adding enzyme BshC gives MDMDCLPFDRTGYFTDFICDYIAQKEEVKPFYNRFPTLENFEDQLKEKATHFPDSHREVLYSVLQEQYKGFEVSEETNIHLKKLKEPITFTVVTGHQLNLFTGPLYFLYKIISTINLTVELKKAYPKYNYVPVYWMATEDHDFEEINYFNFKGKKIQWNPEDNKSGAVGHFDTDGLKDVFEIFAAQLGTTTHAQELKDLFEKAYLEHRSLADATRFLANELFGNQGLVIVDGDSHELKKLLVPYAKKDILEHVAHKEVEETISKIEEGSSKYTIQVNPREVNYFYLKDGLRARLIEQENSFFVVDTEISFSREELIEELEKYPERFSPNVIARPLYQEVILPNLCYIGGGGEIAYWLELKSMFETMQVPFPILLLRNSALVITEKQGNKLKKMNLSVADLFMKQSSFINKKIREISNIDIDFGPQKKHLEEQFEALYDLAEKTDKSFLGAVKAQEVKQKKGLDNLEKRLLKAQKRKLEDQVLRMTEIQNELFPNQSLQERNLNFSELYLEMGDKLIPMLGGALKPLSHEFTIIKV, from the coding sequence ATGGATATGGACTGCCTACCTTTCGACCGAACAGGGTATTTTACCGATTTTATTTGCGATTATATTGCCCAAAAAGAAGAGGTTAAGCCTTTTTATAACAGATTTCCCACATTAGAAAATTTTGAGGACCAGTTAAAGGAAAAGGCAACTCATTTTCCTGACTCACATCGAGAAGTGCTCTATTCTGTTTTACAAGAACAGTACAAAGGTTTTGAGGTAAGTGAAGAGACGAACATCCATCTTAAAAAATTAAAGGAGCCTATCACTTTTACAGTGGTAACGGGGCATCAGTTGAATCTTTTTACCGGGCCGCTTTATTTTTTATATAAAATTATATCTACCATCAACTTGACGGTCGAGCTGAAAAAAGCGTATCCAAAATATAACTATGTTCCGGTTTATTGGATGGCTACGGAAGATCATGATTTTGAGGAAATTAATTACTTCAATTTTAAGGGGAAGAAAATTCAATGGAACCCTGAGGATAATAAATCAGGCGCGGTTGGTCATTTTGATACCGATGGATTAAAGGACGTTTTCGAAATTTTCGCAGCACAGTTAGGCACCACTACTCACGCCCAAGAACTTAAAGATCTTTTTGAAAAAGCATATTTAGAACATCGTAGTTTGGCCGATGCAACCAGATTTTTGGCAAACGAACTATTTGGAAATCAAGGACTTGTTATAGTTGATGGAGATAGTCATGAGCTGAAAAAGCTTTTAGTGCCCTATGCTAAAAAAGACATTTTAGAGCATGTAGCACATAAAGAGGTTGAAGAGACTATTTCAAAAATAGAAGAAGGGAGCTCTAAGTACACTATTCAGGTGAACCCTCGTGAGGTCAACTACTTTTATCTAAAAGATGGTTTACGAGCGAGATTAATTGAGCAAGAGAATTCATTCTTTGTGGTTGACACCGAAATAAGCTTTTCTAGAGAAGAGTTAATCGAAGAGTTGGAAAAATACCCTGAGCGATTTTCACCGAACGTTATTGCCAGGCCTTTATATCAAGAAGTTATACTGCCAAACCTTTGTTATATCGGCGGTGGTGGCGAAATAGCCTATTGGCTAGAACTGAAATCAATGTTCGAGACAATGCAAGTACCTTTTCCTATATTACTGTTACGAAATTCAGCTTTGGTCATAACTGAAAAGCAAGGTAACAAGTTGAAAAAGATGAATCTTTCAGTTGCAGACCTGTTCATGAAACAAAGTAGTTTTATTAACAAGAAAATTCGAGAAATATCAAATATCGATATTGATTTTGGGCCTCAGAAAAAGCATTTAGAAGAGCAGTTCGAAGCACTTTATGATCTAGCTGAAAAAACTGATAAATCGTTCTTGGGCGCAGTCAAGGCTCAGGAAGTAAAGCAAAAAAAAGGACTCGATAATCTAGAAAAACGTTTATTAAAGGCCCAGAAGCGAAAACTTGAAGATCAAGTATTGCGAATGACCGAAATACAGAATGAGTTATTCCCTAATCAATCTTTACAAGAGCGAAACCTTAATTTTTCTGAATTGTACTTAGAAATGGGCGATAAGTTAATACCGATGTTAGGGGGTGCTTTGAAGCCCTTAAGTCATGAATTTACCATAATCAAAGTCTAA
- a CDS encoding ABC-type branched-subunit amino acid transport system substrate-binding protein — protein MNQFFKNIAILLLLVSVSGCKAQKFTTHSVQKGETLESIAKDYNVTPFSILQLNKEIKQGDALRANTILVLPKSTASAVSSTRPSTGGNSKVPAATQEEPIGFTSHKVRKRETLYGIAKRFNITEEDIKKYNTELYSSQLKKKMTLKIPQYRKTEIAEANEGDFETYTVAPKETRWSIAHKYGITVDSLLVLNPELSKANNYLASGQELKMPKLPGSTVDNQKTQLYLSYTVPPKMNFFQLKQKYGVEPDEIVRLNPEISERGGLKEGMVIRIPQQKFDAGDVNTDNYNFYEVKPKQTEFSLTRKFGVSYEELLKLNPDLREGLKAGMVLKLPKSQEGDFEVRNSLVLDKINLVDSVNRQNRPKLLFLLPFRLDRLDLEDKSEVASVIDKRNSLKYSLGLYSGALIAIDSIADLGVSVDVKTFDNELKLAKTKEILQKENLANVSAIVGPLDLASLKETAVRANGKQVPVIAPIPAESDLSLSNVFYSYTPPKVLREHMMDYLAEKFENQNIVIIADSVHSAVRDSILYRFPDAKVAEVAEEEKNIGVNIEKLRQLLSDEEENWVFLETKNFKLVSSVTSILNSFQNSLMDIDKPQRDKIKLQMFTTNQNSAFENDVISNTHLSNIKFTYPSVYKMPDSNSFSKRYEKRFGSLPDRYAVRGFDLTFDLLLKLAYKNNLMEASKFVGETAYSGNKFDYERNGASGYFNRSSYIMTIEDLRIKEAQ, from the coding sequence ATGAACCAATTTTTTAAAAATATTGCTATACTTCTTTTACTGGTTTCGGTAAGTGGTTGTAAAGCACAGAAATTTACTACACACTCTGTACAAAAGGGAGAGACTTTGGAAAGTATCGCCAAAGACTACAATGTTACCCCGTTTTCCATCTTGCAATTGAATAAAGAAATTAAACAAGGTGACGCTCTACGGGCGAATACTATTTTGGTTTTACCGAAATCTACAGCTAGTGCAGTTTCAAGTACAAGGCCGAGTACGGGCGGTAATTCAAAAGTTCCTGCGGCAACCCAAGAAGAACCGATTGGTTTTACTTCGCACAAAGTACGAAAAAGGGAAACTTTATATGGAATAGCGAAGCGTTTCAATATTACTGAAGAAGATATTAAAAAGTACAATACTGAATTGTATTCAAGTCAGCTTAAAAAGAAAATGACCTTGAAAATTCCTCAATACAGAAAAACGGAAATTGCCGAGGCCAATGAGGGTGATTTTGAAACCTATACGGTAGCCCCCAAAGAAACCCGTTGGAGTATTGCGCACAAATACGGTATTACTGTAGACAGCTTATTGGTTCTGAACCCAGAGCTTTCAAAGGCAAACAATTACCTCGCTTCCGGTCAAGAATTAAAAATGCCCAAATTACCGGGCAGTACGGTCGACAACCAAAAGACCCAACTGTACCTTTCATATACAGTGCCCCCAAAAATGAACTTCTTTCAACTGAAACAGAAGTATGGTGTTGAACCTGATGAAATTGTTCGTTTGAACCCTGAGATTTCAGAGCGCGGTGGTCTTAAAGAAGGTATGGTCATTCGTATTCCGCAACAAAAATTTGATGCGGGCGATGTGAATACCGATAATTACAATTTTTATGAGGTAAAGCCCAAGCAGACCGAGTTTTCTCTAACGAGAAAGTTTGGCGTTTCCTATGAGGAATTATTAAAGTTAAATCCGGATTTAAGGGAAGGATTAAAAGCGGGCATGGTGCTAAAATTACCCAAGAGTCAAGAGGGAGATTTTGAGGTGCGAAATTCGCTGGTACTCGATAAAATTAACCTGGTAGACAGCGTTAACCGTCAAAATAGGCCAAAGCTTTTGTTTTTATTGCCTTTTCGTTTAGACAGGTTAGATTTAGAAGATAAATCGGAAGTAGCAAGTGTTATCGATAAAAGAAACAGCCTTAAATATAGTCTGGGTCTTTATTCAGGTGCGTTAATAGCTATAGACTCTATTGCCGACCTTGGCGTGTCTGTAGATGTGAAAACTTTCGATAATGAGCTTAAATTGGCTAAGACCAAAGAGATATTGCAAAAAGAGAATCTAGCCAACGTGAGTGCAATTGTTGGGCCTTTAGACCTGGCATCTTTAAAAGAGACAGCGGTTCGTGCGAACGGCAAACAAGTGCCGGTAATAGCTCCGATACCTGCTGAAAGTGACCTTAGCTTGTCCAATGTATTTTATTCCTATACTCCTCCGAAAGTTTTAAGGGAGCACATGATGGATTATTTAGCTGAGAAATTTGAAAATCAGAATATAGTTATAATCGCAGATTCGGTCCACTCCGCTGTACGTGATTCTATCTTGTATCGTTTTCCTGATGCAAAAGTTGCCGAGGTAGCTGAAGAAGAGAAAAATATCGGGGTGAATATTGAAAAGTTAAGACAACTACTCTCCGATGAGGAAGAGAATTGGGTGTTTTTAGAAACCAAAAACTTTAAGTTGGTGTCTAGTGTGACTTCGATTTTAAACTCTTTTCAAAACTCGTTGATGGATATTGATAAGCCTCAGCGAGATAAAATCAAGTTGCAAATGTTCACGACGAACCAAAATAGTGCGTTCGAGAACGACGTTATTTCCAACACACATTTGAGCAATATCAAATTTACCTACCCTTCAGTGTATAAAATGCCGGATAGTAATTCGTTTTCAAAAAGATATGAAAAGCGCTTTGGAAGCTTGCCCGATCGTTATGCAGTTCGTGGATTTGATCTGACTTTTGATCTATTGCTCAAATTGGCTTACAAGAACAACCTGATGGAAGCTTCAAAATTTGTAGGTGAAACGGCATACTCCGGTAATAAGTTTGATTACGAAAGAAATGGGGCATCAGGCTACTTTAATCGTTCATCGTATATCATGACGATTGAAGATTTACGAATTAAAGAAGCGCAATAA
- a CDS encoding GMP synthase (glutamine-hydrolysing), with translation MQNNVLILDFGSQYTQLIARRVRELNIFCEIKPYNKLPEDLSKYKAVILSGSPFSVRAEDAPHPDLSQIKGKVPLLAVCYGAQYLAHFGGGNVAPSNTREYGRANLSFIKPDEVFFKSISEGSQVWMSHSDTIQKLPDGAVVLASTHDVENAAYKIENEKTYAIQFHPEVYHSKDGKQLLENFLVNIAGIEQTWTPDAFVDITVAELKKKIGDDKVILGLSGGVDSTVAAVLLHKAIDKNLHCIFVNNGLLRKNEFEEVLDQYKDMGLNVKGVDASARFLDALKGESDPEKKRKIIGRVFIEVFDDEAHLVEDAKWLAQGTIYPDVIESVSATGGPSATIKSHHNVGGLPDFMKLKVVEPLKMLFKDEVRRVGRSMAIGDERLGRHPFPGPGLAIRILGDITPEKVAILQEVDYIFIKGLRDWGLYDKVWQAGAMLLPVNSVGVMGDERTYEKCVALRAVESTDGMTADWVNLPYEFLQKTSNDIINKVPGVNRVVYDISSKPPATIEWE, from the coding sequence ATGCAAAACAACGTCCTAATTTTAGACTTCGGGTCTCAGTACACACAACTCATCGCTAGAAGGGTTAGAGAGCTGAATATTTTCTGTGAAATCAAACCATATAACAAGCTGCCTGAAGACCTATCAAAGTACAAGGCTGTAATACTTTCGGGGTCTCCGTTTTCAGTGAGGGCCGAAGATGCTCCTCATCCTGATTTGTCACAAATTAAGGGTAAAGTACCTTTATTGGCTGTTTGTTATGGTGCGCAGTATTTGGCGCATTTCGGTGGTGGTAATGTAGCACCTTCCAATACTAGGGAGTACGGCCGGGCAAATCTTTCTTTTATTAAGCCTGATGAAGTTTTTTTCAAGTCCATTTCTGAGGGTAGTCAAGTTTGGATGAGCCATAGCGACACTATTCAAAAACTGCCTGATGGGGCTGTCGTTTTGGCAAGTACGCACGACGTCGAAAATGCAGCGTATAAAATTGAAAATGAGAAGACTTATGCGATTCAATTTCATCCAGAGGTTTATCACTCTAAAGATGGTAAACAGTTGCTTGAAAACTTCTTGGTGAACATTGCGGGAATAGAACAAACTTGGACGCCCGATGCATTTGTAGATATCACTGTAGCAGAATTAAAAAAGAAAATAGGTGATGATAAAGTAATCTTAGGGCTCTCGGGCGGGGTCGACTCAACAGTGGCTGCCGTTCTTTTGCACAAGGCTATCGATAAGAACTTACACTGTATTTTCGTCAATAACGGTCTGCTTCGAAAAAATGAATTCGAAGAGGTTCTTGACCAATATAAAGATATGGGTCTAAATGTCAAAGGTGTCGATGCTTCGGCACGCTTTTTGGATGCTCTGAAAGGAGAAAGCGACCCCGAGAAAAAACGCAAAATTATCGGTAGGGTATTTATTGAGGTATTCGACGATGAGGCACATTTGGTCGAAGACGCCAAATGGCTTGCACAGGGTACCATATACCCTGATGTGATAGAATCGGTTTCGGCTACAGGCGGACCGTCAGCGACCATAAAAAGCCACCATAATGTAGGAGGGTTACCTGATTTTATGAAGTTGAAAGTGGTTGAGCCTCTCAAAATGTTGTTCAAAGATGAGGTAAGAAGAGTAGGTAGAAGTATGGCAATTGGTGATGAGCGTTTAGGGCGTCACCCTTTTCCCGGTCCAGGGTTGGCCATTCGAATTTTGGGCGACATTACCCCTGAAAAGGTGGCCATTTTACAAGAAGTAGATTATATTTTTATAAAGGGATTGCGAGATTGGGGACTTTATGATAAGGTTTGGCAGGCCGGAGCGATGCTTTTACCCGTAAATAGTGTGGGGGTCATGGGAGATGAACGAACTTATGAAAAATGTGTAGCTTTACGTGCGGTAGAAAGTACCGATGGTATGACTGCTGATTGGGTTAATCTACCTTATGAATTTCTCCAAAAAACATCGAACGATATTATCAATAAAGTACCGGGTGTGAACAGAGTAGTGTATGACATTAGCTCAAAACCACCTGCAACTATAGAATGGGAATAA